A single Bufo bufo chromosome 6, aBufBuf1.1, whole genome shotgun sequence DNA region contains:
- the LOC121005736 gene encoding heat shock protein 30C-like, which produces MFPLRLLQSSYRTICVCREPALTLWPATQLMFGLLEDDMMGMRKDMERRRQRVNQAYQLLAQDMERRADLTRSSAAADRNPSTTGKEEKENFELTLDVSGFSPEELTVKTEGRRLIVSGKHDKKKEAENGGYFHEYREWRREAELPQDVHPEDILCSMSKDGQLHFQAPRLALPAAEERTIPITQSPGDGEENPLEIQTSDPEGENGLNS; this is translated from the coding sequence ATGTTTCCTCTCCGTCTTCTGCAGTCTTCATATAGGACAATATGTGTCTGTAGGGAGCCTGCCCTCACTCTCTGGCCGGCTACACAGCTCATGTTTGGTCTGCTGGAAGATGACATGATGGGCATGAGGAAGGACATGGAGAGGAGAAGGCAGCGTGTCAACCAGGCTTACCAGCTCCTGGCCCAGGACATGGAACGGAGAGCCGATCTGACCAGAAGCTCTGCAGCCGCTGACAGAAACCCTTCCACCACAGGCAAAGAGGAGAAGGAAAACTTTGAGCTCACCCTGGACGTCAGCGGCTTTTCTCCTGAGGAGCTGACAGTGAAAACGGAAGGCAGGAGGCTCATTGTCTCAGGAAAACATGACAAGAAAAAGGAGGCAGAGAATGGCGGCTATTTCCATGAGTACAGAGAGTGGAGACGAGAAGCTGAGCTCCCGCAGGACGTCCACCCTGAGGACATACTGTGCTCCATGTCCAAGGATGGCCAGCTCCACTTTCAGGCTCCCAGACTGGCGCTACCAGCTGCTGAAGAAAGGACTATTCCTATCACCCAGAGCCCAGGAGATGGAGAAGAAAACCCCCTGGAGATCCAGACCAGTGACCCCGAGGGAGAGAACGGACTGAACTCCTGA